CTAATGCAGACGCGAAAAAGCAGTTTCCGCCGATCGGGTTTCGTTGGCGTTTCCTCTTTTCCGAAAAGATCTGGTGCCCACACTGTGAAATGCTCACTCAACCAGTTCGCCAATCGCCAGAATTCTGGCGTCATTCCAGGCAATTCATGCATCAGGATAACACCGGGGCCAGACCCGCTAACAAAGACTGAGTGCGAAATCGCACCATGCTTAAAGAGCATTCGATGCTTAAACGGGTCAGTCCGTGCCTGGTCTAGTTGCATGACTAGTGTTCCTTTTCCGCAACCGCACGGTACCAATTCTAATCATAGCGTTTGTTGGCTACCAACGGCCCGCGCTAGCTAGCAAGCCGTAAGTTCGACCAGGGGTGTTAGAATAAACGTGCTGACAACTGGCATTATTTATGTGCGATGCTCATTCAACAGCGCGACTATCGAGACTGATAGGCTTTTTCGGCTGTAGAGAATGCCAAGGCTGCATACGCTCAGTCCGATGAGGAGCATTGTTGTGATTAGCCAAAGCGGCTTTGGCACATAGGTCATCGAAAACTGGGACTGATATATCAGCATTCCGGCCAGCCATGTACCGATAATAGCACCGGTTCCGGCTAATACTGCGACTGTCAGCCAGTCGTAAAGGGCTAAACGGAGACATCCTTGTTTCGTGACGCCCATGCTCAGAAGCACACCGTTTTTTTGACGATCCTCCGCCTCAAACCCTTGCATAGACGCGGCGATAACCAGCGCTGTCATGATCAGTACCATCGCTGCAAAGCCAACGACTACTTTGGTTACCAAAGCGAGCGTATCATCAAAACGCTGAGTGAGCTCTTTTAGAGGCACAAGGGAAAGTGTGGGGTTTGCGTTCCAGAGTTCACCAAGATTATCCCACGCTTCGTCCGGTAGTTCAGCGCTACCCATGTAGAAAGTATCGAGCGCCAGGGCCATGTGTGCAGCTTCGGGCATCTGGAACCAGAAGGTCACGGAGGCGCCGCCCGGTCTGTAAGCGTGCTCGGCCACCAATTCGAGTTCAATCGACTTTCCGTCGATCATGAATATTAGCTGATCACCAAAGCTCAGGTCGAGATCAGCAATCACTTCACTTTCAGCCGAAACCTGCCTCCAATTCTTGTCGTTCTCGTCCCACCAGCTTCCTGCAACAAGCCTGTTGTTGATCGGCACGTCTTTCGACCAGGACATACGAAGAGAATCGCCGACAACCGCAAGAGTCTCGCTTGGAGTGGTGACCGCTTCAGCAATGGGCGCCCCATTGATCGAAATCAGTTTGGCGCTCGCATATGGTCGCAATTGACGGACCTCAACGGCATTCTCCACGCTCCAGTTATCAAATGCCTCAATGTCTCCCTCAGGTAACTCCGCAATCAAAAGGTTACCGTTATTGGTTCGCGAGTAGCCTTCCATTGTTGAGCCGATGTCTTTCATCAGCATGAGGGTGAAAAGCAAGAGTAGGCTGCACAGACCCAAGCCAAGGATCTGCGATGATTTACTGACGATTCGTTGTTTCATGATGAAAAAGTTGAAGGACAGTAGCCCTGGACGGCGACGGCCCCACAGTTCACCTAGCGACAGGACGACCCAGCTCAGCGCAATCATGAGCACAAGGGCTCCTCCTAGAGCGCCGAGCGTCAGGAGTGTTAGTGTGGCATTGTCGGAGTAATATGACGCCAGAATCGTGATGCTGGCGGCGCTCCAGAACAGCCTTAGCCATTTGGCTGAAGGGTGTTCAATTGCGCGGATCAAACTCACCAATGACGCGTGTCGCAATTGGAGAAACATTGGAAACTGAAAAGCTGCCAGCAGAAGAAAGACAAGCGCGAAGGTTTTCAGCACTACAAGAGGCTGTACTTGTGGCGTGATGCCAGGAAACTGGCCTGCCAACTGATCGACCAGCAGGAACTGAGCCAGTGTAGCAAGAATACCACCAATTGCGAGCGAAAGAACAATGCCGAAAAGCCACTGCGCCGCAGCTAGGCGCAGGCATTGCGCCATGCTTTGGCCAAAGCTCAGATAGATCGAAAATCTGTGAAGCTGCCGCTTCAGGTACCCTCGGTTCGCCATATCGATAGCGATTGCAGCCAGAAAGAAGAGGATCACTGAGGCAAGGCCCAGAAAGTTTTCAACCCGCTGCCAGAAAAGTGCCAGCGGATGGCCACCGCTTGTTTTCGTAACAGCAGTAAACTCTGGCATGTTGTTCGATGCCCATCTGCTTATCTGGCGTTGATCGGCAGCGTCTGCCGTGATCAAAACTCGGTGGAGTGTGCGGCTGCTTTTGATTTCGGTAGAGGCGATTGAAGCATGATTGACCAAGGCACGCATTGCAACAGAATGGCCTTCCGCGAGCCTGTCAGGTTCGTGATACAAAACGGCCGAGACGGTGAGAGCGTCTTGTCCAATCGAAACGGCATCACCTATTTCGACACCCAGATTTCGCGTCGCCCGTGGTCCCAACCAGATCTCGCCTTTCGCAGGTCCGACCCTGGTTGTTTTGAGGGAGGATTGATCGAGGCCGGACCCGATTTCGAGTTTACCGCTCAGTGGGTAGGCTCCATCAGCAATCTTCACCTGCACTGGTACGGTCTTGCCTTCAAAAGAGATCGCCAGTGGCACGAGCTGTAAGGTTGAGAGCTCGTCGGACCATTCCGATAGTCTAGCCTCTTCCGTTTCGGAAAGCGCTCTTGGCCCGGACAAGGACATATCCGCGCCAAGCATCTGGTCGAGATTGTTGTCGAGATAGGACTGAACCGACGCGCCCGTTAGCGCCAGCGTGGTCAGAAAGAAAATCAAGGCAGTCTGGATCGCGATAACCAGTCTGCCATCACTCGATCGTACATCAGTACAGGCATTTTCAAAC
This DNA window, taken from Parasphingorhabdus litoris DSM 22379, encodes the following:
- a CDS encoding ABC transporter permease translates to MIFFLTTLALTGASVQSYLDNNLDQMLGADMSLSGPRALSETEEARLSEWSDELSTLQLVPLAISFEGKTVPVQVKIADGAYPLSGKLEIGSGLDQSSLKTTRVGPAKGEIWLGPRATRNLGVEIGDAVSIGQDALTVSAVLYHEPDRLAEGHSVAMRALVNHASIASTEIKSSRTLHRVLITADAADQRQISRWASNNMPEFTAVTKTSGGHPLALFWQRVENFLGLASVILFFLAAIAIDMANRGYLKRQLHRFSIYLSFGQSMAQCLRLAAAQWLFGIVLSLAIGGILATLAQFLLVDQLAGQFPGITPQVQPLVVLKTFALVFLLLAAFQFPMFLQLRHASLVSLIRAIEHPSAKWLRLFWSAASITILASYYSDNATLTLLTLGALGGALVLMIALSWVVLSLGELWGRRRPGLLSFNFFIMKQRIVSKSSQILGLGLCSLLLLFTLMLMKDIGSTMEGYSRTNNGNLLIAELPEGDIEAFDNWSVENAVEVRQLRPYASAKLISINGAPIAEAVTTPSETLAVVGDSLRMSWSKDVPINNRLVAGSWWDENDKNWRQVSAESEVIADLDLSFGDQLIFMIDGKSIELELVAEHAYRPGGASVTFWFQMPEAAHMALALDTFYMGSAELPDEAWDNLGELWNANPTLSLVPLKELTQRFDDTLALVTKVVVGFAAMVLIMTALVIAASMQGFEAEDRQKNGVLLSMGVTKQGCLRLALYDWLTVAVLAGTGAIIGTWLAGMLIYQSQFSMTYVPKPLWLITTMLLIGLSVCSLGILYSRKSLSVSIVALLNEHRT